The sequence TTAGCGGAGGTGAGTCGTATTCAGAGCGAAATTATGACCATATTGGCCGATGAAGGTTACGATGTGGAGCAAGGATTCTCGGTTGCTATTGAGGCGCTTGCCGCTGATCCTAAATTTTATTATGAAGATAGCGATGCGGGACGAGCGCAAATTTTAGTGGATTATCAAAGTATTCTTGATGAGATCAACGCAGGATTAGATGGTGCATTCCGTATTCGTCCAGAGGCGGGAATGGAGGTTGTGCGTATTCCTGAATTTAAAGAGAAAACGGCACCGGGAGCTTACTATCAGCAACCTGCAATTGATGGTAGTCGCCCAGGGCGTTTCTACGCCAATCTCTATGATATTAAGGCAACACCCAAATATGGAATGCGTACGTTGGCATATCACGAAGGTATTCCAGGGCATCATTTCCAAATTGCGGTGGCAATGGAGTTAGAAGGTGTGCCACTTATCCGTAAAATGGCGCCTTTTACGGCCTATATCGAGGGTTGGGCGTTATATAGTGAGCGTTTAGCTTGGGAATTGGGCTTCCAGAAAGATCCCTTTGATAATATTGGTCGTTTGCAGGCAGAACTCTTTAGGGCCGTGCGTTTAGTCGTGGATACAGGTATTCACCACAGCCGATGGACACGTGAGCAAGCCATTGACTATATGAAGAAAAATACGGGTATGTCCGACCATGATGTGACCGCTGAAATTGAGCGTTATATTGTCATGCCGGGTCAAGCGACGGCTTACAAAGTCGGGATGATGAAAATACTTGAGTTAAGGGAAAAGGCTAAGTTGGCGTTAGGTGATAAATTCGATTTACGAGATTTCCATGATGTAGTGCTTAAAAATGGCGCTGTGCCTTTAGATATTCTGGATAAACTGGTGAATCGATACATTGCGGAGATACAAAGTAAGAAGTAGAAGGTAATAGTTTGTTATTTAAAGTCTTTATATCTTTGGTTATTTCATGAAACACCTGCAAAGTGGTTTTTTTGTACCGCTTGCAGGTATGATGTGATTTGCGTAAAGCGAGTGCGATTCTGGCTTTCGCTAATCGCTTTCAATACAATCCCAATCACTCATTGATAAATGCTCGCAGACAATAGTGTGATGCCGTCTGCGGGTATTTTTAGTTTCAAGGTTTTGCTGATGAATCGTTTATCCCCCCAAGAGCCAATTCAATTGACTCAAGCCTCCGTTGAGTCATTATTCACGCCGCCGACGTTAATGCGAGCCCGTGATTATGTGATGAAAGGGCGGGTATTAAACGTAAAAGCAAACGCTGATTTTCGCCATATTGAAGGTTTGGTCAGCGGTACTGAACGTGCTCCTTATCGACAAGATATCCGTCTTGTTAGCGTTAACCATAAGCTGATCATGAACGGTTTTTGTTCCTGTCCTGCAACGGGGCATTGCAAACATATTGCCGCCGTACTTTACAGTTTGCTCAGTGATAAAACGGTGGAAGATCAACGTATCACCCAATGGCTACATTTACTGGATGAAGCCGACGATCTTAAACTTTATGACGTTGATACGCTTTATGAAGATCGTGTGCTCTATGTGCTTTCGAAGGATGATAATGGTGTATTTGTTGAATTTCGCCGTGGCAAATTGGCTAAGAAAGGTGGGTACAACAAAGGGTCAAAGGTTGCGCTATCCGATGTGCAATATTTTATGCCCGCTTGGATCGGTTCTGATGATGCGCTTATTCTTAACTTAGTTATGTCGACCCGTCGCCACGGTGCTTCACGTCTCTATTTAAAAGCGCAGTTAGGTGCGGTCGCGTTAGAGAGAATGCTTGCGACCGAACGTTGTTTTTGGGAAGAAAGCCGTATTCCTCTGAGTCAAGGGGAGGCTGTAAGCCCTGTTTTTGTCTGGAGTGATATTGATAGTGAGCATAAACAAATACAGTTGGTGTTGCCCAATAAGGACAATTGGGAGCTGATCTCCACCGCGCCACCTGCTTATATTGAGTTGGATTACTTTAAGGTAGGAGCTGTAAAAACAGACATTAGTATCGATAAGTTAATGTTGTTAAATCACATGCCTCCGGTGCCAAGTTCACAGATAGAAACGGTGAGTCATAAGCTGATAAAACATTTCTCCGCCAAAGTAGTTCCCACACCTCTTCCGATTGATTTTGTAGAACTTCAGGCACCTTTGCAGATAAGGTTAACGCTAACGTCACTGGACTTACCTGAGCATGCGATGGCTCAACCATTCGTATTACTGGAATATGTTTATCAAGATGTGGTGCTTGGGGGGCGTTATATTGATGAGCCGCTATCTTTAGTCACTCAGGGAGGCAAAACATACCAAGTCATGCGGCAGGTCGCGTTGGAAAAAGACGCGATTACTCGTTTGATGGCGTTAGAATTTGCTGAACTTGATCCCTCATTTTTCCCTAATAGCAATAGCCTAAGTAGTATTTGGAGTTTAGGGCCTTTACCTGAAGCCATTAAAAAGTGGTTAAGGTTTATTGAGCTCTGTATTCCGGCCTTAGAGGACTTGGGGTATCAAGTCTGTTATGCCGAAAACTTTAGCTTAAATGTGATTGATACTCCTCTTGCTATTGAGCTTGATGACTCAGAGGAAGGCTGGTTTTCCCTATCTCTCAATGCGGATATTGATGGCCAAAGTATTCCTATGTTGCCCCTCATTGCCACTTGGCTTAAACAGCATGGGGAACCTGCGGATGATGCTGAATTATTACTCCCAAGCCCAAATGGTGATTGGTTAAAAGTCAAAGCCAGTGTGATTAAACCATTGGTGAGCATTATTTTAGAACTATTTGAGAGTCACAAAGGCCACAGTGTTGCGTTACCAAAGTATCGAGCCCATTTGCTGAATGATTTTGTCGAGAGTGAAATACGTTTATTAAATGGTGAGCGGGTGAGAAGTCTGGCGGCAAAATTGGATCAATTTCAGGGTGTCGTTGAGGTGGATTTACCTCAGCAATTACAAGCTGAATTACGACATTATCAACATCAAGGTTTAAATTGGCTCTGTTTTTTAAAGGAATATCAGCTTGGTGGCATTTTGGCCGATGATATGGGACTCGGTAAAACGATTCAAACATTGGCCTTTTTACTCAAGCAGCAAGCGCTTAAGTCCACGGGAGCGAGTTCCTCACCAAGTTTAATCATTTGTCCCACGAGTTTAGTGGGTAACTGGGCCAAAGAGGCGACGAAGTTTGCCCCTTCATTAAAGCTGGTGGTGATCCATGGTGCAGCCCGTAAACCCTTGCTTGAGTGCTTAAATGAATTTGATGTTGTTGTAACGACCTATCCGTTAATGATGCGTGATAGCGAATATTATCAGCCGCATATATTTGAACATATTGTCTTAGATGAAGCCCAGCAGATTAAAAATGCCCAAGCAAAAGTGACTCAAATAATTAAAGAGTTACGCTCCCCATTCAAGTTATGTTTAACAGGAACGCCACTGGAAAATCACTTAGGTGAGCTTAAGTCTTTGATGGATTTTTGTTTGCCAGGGCTTTTAGGGACAAATGCCTTTTTTAACAAATCCTTTAGACATAGTATCGAGCGTTATGGCGATACAGATAAAGCAAGGGCATTGAGCCAGCGTATTGCTCCTTTTGTGCTGCGTAGAACAAAAGATGAAGTCGTCAGTGAATTACCGGCGAAAACCGAAATCGCTCAAATCTTAGAACTTGAGAAAGATCAGCGTAATCTCTATGAGAGTATTCGCTTAGTCATGGAGAAAAAACTGCGGGATCTATTTGCAAACCAAGGTGTTAACAGTAGCCATATTGAATTTTTAGATGCGCTGTTAAAGCTACGTCAGGCCTGCTGTGATCCGCGTTTAGTCAAGTTAGAGCAAGCACAAAAAGTAAAGAATAATGCTAAGCTGGATTGGCTTAAGCAAAACTTGCCTGAGATGGTGCAAGAAGGGCGTAAGGTATTGATATTCAGCCAGTTCACTAGCATGTTGACCTTGATTGAAGCAGAGCTGCAATCGTTAAATATTGATTACAGTAAACTGACAGGACAAACCCGTTGGCGTCAAGCGCAGATTGATCGATTTCAAGACGGTGATACACCTGTGTTTTTAATCAGTTTAAAGGCCGGGGGAACTGGGCTAAATCTTACGGCTGCCGATACCGTTATTCATTACGACCCTTGGTGGAACCCCGCCGCAGAAAAGCAAGCCACAGATAGGGCACATCGTATTGGTCAAGATAAGCCAGTATTTGTGTATAAATTAATTGCTGAAGGTACTGTTGAGGAAAAAATCCAAGAAATGCAGCAGCATAAGCAAAATTTGGCCGACAGTATTCTTGAAGGGAAAGGCAAAGGGACATGGCAGGGTAGTGCCGATGAACTGTTATCGCTTTTTAGCTAATTCGGACCCGTTTCTTTTAATAATTGCATTATTTGACTGAGGTGAACCATGCAGTACCAAGTCGACACTCATACACATACCGTGGCATCGACCCATGCCTATAGCACGATTCATGACTATTTAGCGGTGGCGAAACAAAAGGGGATCCGCCTATTTGCAACGACAGATCATGGTCCCGCTATGGCAGATGCACCGCATTTTTGGCATTTTGTGAATTTAAGAGTGCTGCCGCGTATGGTTGATGGTGTTGGGATCCTTCGTGGTATTGAGGCAAATATTAAAAATATCGACGGCGAGATTGATTTCTTTGGGGATTATCTAAAGCAGCTTGATATCGTGCTTGCGGGATTCCATGAGCCTGTCTATCCACCCTCGGATAAAGCAACCCATACCGAAGCCATGATTAATACCATTAAGAGTGGCAAGGTCGATATCATTACCCACCCAGGTAATCCAGCATATCCTATTGATATTGATGCTGTTGCTCGTGCGGCAGCCGAATACGGTGTTGCCCTTGAAATCAATAACTCTTCCTTTGAAGTGTCGCGTAAGGGCAGTGAAGCCAATTGCACCGCGATTGCAAAAGCGGCGAAGGAGTTTGGCACCATTCTTGTGATGGGCTCAGACTCCCATGTGGCTTTTAGCTTAGGGGGATTTGAACGAGCCCTAGCCATCATTGATGCCGCAGGATATCCCAAATCTCAGCTACTTGACCGTAGTCCATCTGTATTGTTAGGCTTTCTAGCGCAACGCGGTCATCACACTGTGGCTGATTTACAGGCTTTATTTGATGAAGCGGTTTAACACATCCGCCTTAGTCGATTTAGCTTGGTGAATGATTAATTTATTCTTAATTTTCAATTGATGACAGTGGCATAATGCCAAGATATTTGCGGAATGAAGGATATTGTGGTGATCGATAAAAGGGCAATTGCACTGACACTCACAAAGCAAGATTTGCTTGAGGTTGTTAATATCGCCAAGGCTGCGGGTGATGCGATTATGGCGATTTACGAACAGGATGATGTTGTCGTCAGCCATAAGGGAGATGATAGTCCTATCACGATGGCAGATGTTGCTGCGCATCATATTATTGTGCAAGCGCTTACTGCGCGATTTGCTGGTATCCCTGTGATGTCTGAAGAAGCTTCGGATATTCCATGGGAGGAGCGGCGTCAATGGCAATGCTATTGGCTTATTGATCCTTTAGATGGCACCAAAGAATTTATTAAGCGAAATGGTGAGTTCACCGTTAATATTGCGCTTATTCATCAAGGGATTGCAATTGCTGGTGTTGTTTATGCCCCCGTGTTTAATACCTTTTATTATGGCGCTAAACATTTAGGCGCATGGCGGCAAAAAAAGGATGTTGAGGAGCCCCTTGCTGGGGTTACCTGTCAACGCGATGTGCCTATTATCTTGGGTAGTCGTTCGCATTTAAGTCCAGATCTCGCCGAATATTTAGCGCGGCTAGGTGAGCATAAGATGCTCAGTGTAGGAAGCTCACTCAAATTTTGTCTATTGGCACAAGGTGACGCCGATTTGTACCCTCGATTAGGCCCAACCAGTGAATGGGATACGGCTGCGGCGCAGGCCGTACTGGAAAGTGCTGGGGGGAAAGTAGTTCGTTACGGCTCAGATGATGCGTTAACTTATAATCAAAAATCGGAAATATTAAACCCTTATTTTATTGCTACAGCACCGGGCTGGGTAGGATAACCAGATCGGTGAATTGCGTGATGGTTATATATCAACTCGATAAGGCAAAAGAGGCACACTGGAGTCATTGTTATGGTACGCATAGGCGTGGATTTAGGTGGAACAAAAATAGAATTAGTGGCCCTTAGTGAAGAAGGCAATGAGCTTTTTCGTAAACGTATTACGACCCCCCGTGACTATCAAGGCACCCTTAGGGCCATTGCTGATCTAGTTTACGAAGCTGAGGCGACGCTGGGTGAGAAAGGCACTGTTGGCGTTGGGATCCCAGGGGTGATTTCTCCCTATTCAGGTTTAGTGAAAAATGCCAATTCGACATGGATTAATGGTCACCCTCTCGATGTGAATTTAGTCGAATTGCTTGAGCGTGAGGTTAGGGTTGCGAATGATGCCAATTGCTTTGCAATATCGGAAGCTATAGATGGTGCGGCGGCAGGGAGGTCTGTGGTTTTTGGCGTGATCATTGGTACAGGTTGTGGTGCTGGTGTTGCCATTAACGGTAAGGTTCATGCGGGTGGAAATGGAATTGGCGGCGAATGGGGCCATAATCCGTTACCTTGGATGACAAAGGATGAGTTCAATACGACCCGCTGTTTTTGTGGTAATCCAGATTGTATTGAAACCTTTATCTCTGGAACTGGTTTTGTGCGTGACTACAATGCGGCGCTTATTGCTGTGAGTGATTCTGGGGCCTTGGCTAAATCGGGTGCTGATATTATGGCTCTGGTTGATAAAGGCGATATCATTGCGATGGCAGCCTTTGAACGCTATGTGGATAGGCTTGCGCGCGCTCTTGCCCATGTCATTAACTTACTTGACCCTGACGCGATAGTGTTAGGTGGTGGCATGTCGAATGTTGAAGCGATTTATCCTCGATTGCCAGCACTACTAACCCGTTACGTGGTTGGACGAGAATGCCGTACACCAGTATTACAAAACCTTTATGGTTGCTCGTCAGGGGTCCGAGGCGCCGCTTGGTTGTGGGAAAAATAATCCCTGCGAACAGATTATTTATACCATCGCCCAGCTAAATGCTGGGCGATGCGTTTATGGCACTTTTGATGCTATGATTGCGCTTCTTTGGGTTATTTGGCATGGTTCTTCATGTTTTGGGTTAAGAAAGTGGTCTCGCAGGGAATAATGCCTATTCCCTTTATCCTGCTGTTATTGCTTGTTTCTTTATTTATTTGGCGCCGTACTATGGCGAAATATTTAGTGGCGAGTGCTTTTATCCTTTTGCTCTTTTTAAGTAGCCAACTAAGCGTAAGCACACTTGTTCGCCCGCTAGAATCAATCTATCCCATTAATTCCGCGCCTATTAGCGGTCAATGCTTTGTCATGGTGTTAGGCTCTTCTCACTCAGATATTCAAGCTGCAACCGCAGTACAGTCCTTATCGGCAGTTGCGTTAGCCAGACTATCAGAGGGGATTCGTCAGCTAGGGCTTGGTCAGGATTGTATTTTGATTGTCAGTGGCTGGGGAGGAGAACTTACCCAAATTTCCCATGCAGAAATGATGGCGAAGGCTGCAGTGGAGTTAGGGGTTGATAAAAGTAAAATTATTCAATTTCCGCTAGCGAGAGATACCCTAGAAGAAGCGCAATATCTCAAGTGGGAACTTGGAGATTCATCTTTTCGTTTGGTCACATCGGCATCTCATATGCCAAGGGCTATGGCTATTTTCATTGGGAAAGGCTTATTGGCCAGTGCTGCTCCTACGGATTTTAGGGCGCGGGATGATTTTTGGTGGCGACTGACTGCCGATAATCTCGTGTCATCCCAGCGGGCCATCCACGAATATATTGGCCGTTTATGGCTTTGGATAAAACAGGAATAAAACATGACCTCAGAGTCTGACGTGGTATTGGTACGACCATTATCTAAGCGAAATGGGTTAACGCTCACTTGGGGAGGCGCCTGTTCTCTTATATTAGGCTTTGGGTTATTCATCCTTTTCCCAACATTTTTTGCAATAGGGCTAGTTTTTTTCAGTTTAGGGGCGATTGCACTGATCTTGGGATTAGCGAAGGTCTATGAGCCTGAAACGACGATAAGCTTAGATGAAAAAGGATTAAGTTATTTTCATCGCCGCGGAAAAGTGTTCATCGCATGGGATAATATTCAGCGTCTTGATATTCCTCGTGTGACTCAAGGTTTCAACACCATTGAACTGTCTTATTTAGGCATTAAATTAAAACACTTAAATCCGGTTCTCGATAACATATCCCTACGCTTAGCGACAGGATTATTGACTGAGCAACGTCCATTATTAGTGACCGCGGCTTCTCAGCAGGAAGATCTTGCCACCCTAGAGACATACCTTGGTACCGAATTTAGTCCTTTAGTGATTGAAGGGGACAGATATCGTGGTGTGCTGGCGATGTTTGGTCATCGCTGCGTTATGCTTGATACCCATTTAGGCTATCACCTCTATATTCCCCACGACAGTTTGGACCGAGACCCCAAAGAATTTATTAAACTGTTAAGGCAGCGTATTGCACAGGGGATATCATAGTTAGGTCTGAGGGCTCTACTAAAACGAGAAGGTCACTAGTGCAATAATGCCAATCCTAACTAAGTCCTTAATTCACAAATCCGCCCTAAACAGCTTTTGTACCAAGGCAAGACAGTTAAGTTATGTGCATTACGTATTAATTGTCATTGCTTCCCCAGTGACACGCCGTGAATATATCCATATAGGCTCGACGGCGGCATCCATGCCGCCAACGGTCACTGGTGCAACAATGCCAATCCTCACTAACCCTATCGCTGTTCATTTAGCTAAAAAGCAATTGCCCCAAAGTTTGTTTCGCAGTTCAAAAGGGAAATAGGCCAAGTAAAGCTTTGCCTATAGAAAAGTTGATGGTTCGACTTAGAAGTTATGTATCCCATATTTTTCGTAGTTTGCATGCTTTAATCAAAATCAAAGTCGTGGGGCTTCACCCCACACCCGACCAAAGAGGACTGCTCGTCCTATCCTCCTTGGATGTTCCATGACGCACCCCCAACGGAGTTGAAAGCCCCTTGTGCTCATTGACAAATTTGCTATCGCTTCCGAAGGATGCGTCCCTGCACCTGCGAAAGCTAGCTCGCCATCCATGGCGAGACTCACGCAATTTGTCTATTCGCCCAGCGGCAACTCCGAGGGGAGGTGTATTCCTTGGAGTTTTGAGTCGTTAGATAGCGATTCATCAGCAAAAAAATAAGCATGAAAGAACGAGAAAGCTAAAACGATATCAAGTGATTACCCATCAAACAGTATAAAAAAACCGCTACCGCTAAAAAGCAAATTCCTATAGCATCATTTATACCAATTGACATGGATGTGGCAGCGGCCAAGTCCAACAAGCGATTTATGCCCTGCAAACAGCGCAGCGCATAAATACTAAGACGTTAGAGCTAAGGAAAGTCATGAGTATCACATTGGAAGAAATTACAAGTTCAAATTATGAAGACGTATGTGACTTAGATGTCACGAATGAGCAACAGGAATATGTTGCGAGCAATATGTGGTCTTTGGTTGAATCACATTACTGCCAAGGGCATACCTGCAGAGCTATCTATCAGAACGATAAGCCTGTCGGTTTTTTCATGTGGGTATCTGAAACGCCGGAAAAAGTTTCTATCTGGCGCTTTATGGTGGATCAACGCTATCAACAATCTGGTATTGGCAGAGTTGCACTAAATTTGGCGCTCAATGAAATCAAAGCCAGTGACAAAGTAAAAGAAATAGAAATTTGCTATGACCCTGAAAACCCAGTGGCCAAAGATTTTTATTCACGTTTTGGCTTTCAGGAAGTGGGTTTGGATGAAGATGGTGAAGATATGTTGGCAGTCATCAAGCTGTGAGCTCTAACAATCGCCTTAAACATCGCGGCCTCTGGACTCGCAACAAGTTGCTCGCCGTTTAGGCGAGCGTTAGGCATACTATGCATATTTCGTCTATTTCATTGTTCACCGTAGCGGCTCCTCCAATTGTGGGCAGTTTCATTGTACTTGCTCTAGCGGATGTGGGGTGGGGTATCTGGGGTACTCATCTGGTGGCCATTTTTTTGGCCTGCGGTCTTGCAATGTCGGGTGCTCTGATTAAGAAGGCAGGTCATTGCCGGTTTGCAACCTTTGCCATAGTCATTCTGACCTTGATTGGCTTGGCTATACCATTGCTTGGCGAGTCATCAGAACCTGAGCGGTGGATGTCAGTTGGGCCTTTGATGCTTTATGCTGCACCGCTCTTTCTACCCTCGTTTATCGCAGCTTGTTCGGTTTTTGTTAGCAAAGACGGCAAGCATCAAATAGTGTCTTTGGCTGTCGTTATTGGAGCCGCTTTAATACTTTCTTTTCAACCAGATGCGTCCCAGGTTCTTGGGTTGCTTGTTGCTTCGGTTGTTGTCGTTATGCAGTTCCGACTTGGCATATTTAAGCTCAGCTTGGTGGTTGTTCCCATGTTATTGATAACCGTATGGGTATTCTCCTTACCGGATCCTTTGGCGCCAGTTCCTTATGTTGAGGAGGTCTTCGCCTTGGGACTGAGTCACTCATTATTCGCTGGAATAGCAATAATCGTCAGTGCAATCGCATTGGTTGTGGGGTTGTGGATTAAATCGATGAAGGGACCTCTGTGGTTGTCCGCTGTAGCAGCTTACTATGCTTCTCTATTTGCATGCTCAATAGCAGGGCTAACACCAGCTCCGCTGGTTGGATATGGTGCAGGGCCAATTTTAGGATTTGGACTTATGTTGGGAACTCTGAGGTGTCTAGAACCTCAACTCTTGCCTAACAATCCAATACAACCGACCGCTAACGTGTCGGCTGATTGAAGCGTTATTTGCCAAGGAAAGCCATGGTAGAGCATTCAAAGACAACCAGAGTGTTAGCTTATATTTGCGCAGCGATATTGCTGCCTGTGTATATTGCAGGACCAATTTCATTGATTTTATTGTCAGGTAAGCGATTTTCAAATGCCGATGCATCGACAGTTATTTTGCTGGCCGCGCTATGTGTTGGTATGACTTATCTATGTGGGAAGTATTTTTATTTGATGGTTCGTTTTCTTAAAAACATAAAAACAAAAATGACTTACGATAACGAAGGTATAGTTTTACGCAAAGGCACTGAAACAAAGCAGTATTCTTGGAATGATTTAAGAGCATCACGTGAATATGCCAGTTGTCAGATTTTCTGCTTAATGGATTTGAGTCAACAACATTTGTTTAGCATATGGGAGTATGCGAGTGGATATCATGAGTTTCGCCAAAAAATGCATGATGAAATTGGCATATAACAAGCGCAATCACAACGGGGCTGAGGCCCTCGATTCGCAACAAGTTGCTCGCGTGTGTTGCGGGCGTTAACCCATAGAAATTTTTATCCGAAACTGACAAGTTAGAGCAAAGGAGCTATCACGCTTTTGTCCCCAAACGTGCTGTGTATTTCTTTAAAACTTACAGGCTACACCGATGCTAAACAGGTGAGCCATGGTGATTAGCGAGACGACCGTCCGCCCCATGGACGGGGCGGTCGAGCATCCACGGAGGGACTTGCTGCGAGTCGACGAGCAAATGCTATGGCACGCCTATAAGTCGGTGCCTGCATACATTAAGTTCCCAACAGCTTAAGTTATAAGTCACTCAGTCGTACTATATTTTGCACTTTTTTCAACGCACTTTTTGTCCCCAAAAGCGTTACGTATGCCTTTTAAATCTATCGGTTACGCTAATGCCAAAAAGGTGAACCATAGTGATTTGCGAGATGACCGTCCACCCCATGGACGCTTTTTGGCATTAATGCCATCGCGGCATTTGTGAACCCTTTCACATCAGACGGGGCGGCCCTGCATTTGAACAACATTCATATTTAACTGCCAGTTCACAGTCCATGACTCTCATTCATAAACCGAGTCATTAGATTGAAGCCTACTTGCCGATTTAGTACGCCTTTTTCTCTGATTATTACACGATAAAAAGGCGATAAAAAAGGGGACCTTAATGGTCCCCAATGAATTGCAGGGGCACTACGTAGAGTAGTGCAGGGCTACCCTCAGGTACTAGTGTGCACCCCTGCGTGTACCTTATCTATGCCATAGGTTTTGCCTTCAGCATGGCAGGTTGCACAAGATTCAATCGGCAAGGTCGCATCTGTCACTGCATCAGCTTCGACAATTGCGCCATTAGTTCTAAAGTGCGCTACCGCTGCTGCATCTGAGTGAGCGTGACAACTACGGCATGATTCAGCCACAGGTGAAATATAGTAATTCCCAACTTTGACTGAACGTTTTGCTGAAGCTAAACCACCGTCATTCGCAAACAGTTTAGTATTATCTTTATGACATGCTGAACATGCAGTTTCGGGAGAAGGATAACCAACTAATTTACCTTCAGCATCACGGAAGATCCCTGCGATAACATCAAAGTTACCACTGTGGAAACGGTGTGATACGGTGAATAAGTCTTTGTTCTTGAAGGTGACATTCGGATTGATTACTTTGCTGCCATCTGTACCTTTATAAACAACGGTTGGATGACCAGATGCACCACTTGTATCATTGTGACAGTGCATACATTGATCAA is a genomic window of Shewanella putrefaciens containing:
- a CDS encoding GNAT family N-acetyltransferase, translated to MSITLEEITSSNYEDVCDLDVTNEQQEYVASNMWSLVESHYCQGHTCRAIYQNDKPVGFFMWVSETPEKVSIWRFMVDQRYQQSGIGRVALNLALNEIKASDKVKEIEICYDPENPVAKDFYSRFGFQEVGLDEDGEDMLAVIKL